A region of Sesamum indicum cultivar Zhongzhi No. 13 linkage group LG7, S_indicum_v1.0, whole genome shotgun sequence DNA encodes the following proteins:
- the LOC105166848 gene encoding uncharacterized protein LOC105166848 isoform X2, whose amino-acid sequence MELDPSVEWEIVNYSPSFEEEDGEAEAEKTRLGWVLSAGLSVGRKLVITGFVVSSVPLVLPSLVVISALGFAFSVPFGVVFASYACTQKVMSQLLPSPAAPIQTMETGLADEEAEEEEVVPSRVDLEEKEEREAVKDGVEMRIELVDDDFRVRDEAGKERETGLGSAGEFRDHDVGYLEREDDELLNINVKSGGVDEVEIERQLVVESNEDNEKSVLVNGVGPDAGIGDSAMEIDDYAVVAQELGETAQDDARFTLPISQVGTDDLLEDEGKNNVGNREDREKVLEEKDEQVEKTLTRVKGKAKDKNRRAKGMKPAKEENFDVIRVPQKRKEPNGDEEHERLSGKKMELLEETRISTENNLNMGQVDVEGKKERIEDDPSSVLSEKEQTDGEKPVMPRNEYLDVKQPVLPEGHRDALLIDDAGNVDVSTEKEHEPISLKEMQDFQSVREDTVADASYKMDKGTNVTLENNNQSRMVADDGGYSVEVAAITGTPALKHDEAAPVELEEGKDAGAGYSGLHSDEELSRDEDIWKKIDAIRVIVGFNAPRRVSYVEELKALYLFTGIEPPSSSMDSSDTLQFSNKLNFLMSVIGLK is encoded by the exons atggaATTAGATCCGAGCGTGGAGTGGGAAATCGTGAATTATTCTCCCAGTTTTGAGGAAGAAGATGGGGAGGCCGAGGCTGAGAAGACGAGATTGGGATGGGTTTTGAGTGCGGGATTGAGCGTGGGGAGGAAGCTTGTGATCACGGGATTTGTTGTCTCGTCTGTTCCTCTGGTTCTTCCTTCCCTCGTTGTTATTTCCGCGCTTGGTTTCGCCTTCTCGGTGCCGTTCGGGGTTGTGTTTGCTAGCTATGCGTGCACGCAGAAGGTCATGAGTCAACTGCTGCCTTCACCTGCAGCCCCGATTCAGACGATGGAAACAGGTTTGGCAGATGAAGAGGCGGAGGAAGAAGAAGTGGTACCCTCCCGCGTTGACTtggaggaaaaagaagaaagggaGGCCGTCAAGGATGGGGTTGAGATGAGAATTGAATTGGTGGATGATGATTTTAGGGTTAGGGATGAGGCTGGGAAGGAACGGGAGACCGGTTTAGGTAGCGCAGGTGAGTTTAGGGATCATGACGTTGGGTATTTGGAGAGAGAAGATGACGAGTTGCTGAACATTAATGTGAAATCTGGTGGAGTAGATGAAGTAGAAATTGAACGACAATTGGTGGTTGAGTCAAACGAGGACAATGAGAAGTCAGTGTTGGTTAATGGCGTGGGGCCTGATGCTGGGATTGGGGATAGTGCTATGGAAATAGATGATTATGCTGTGGTCGCCCAAGAATTGGGGGAGACAGCGCAGGATGATGCAAGATTCACTCTGCCAATTTCACAAGTTGGAACTGATGACTTATTGGAGGATGAGGGAAAGAACAATGTCGGAAACAGGGAAGATAGGGAAAAagttttggaagaaaaagatgaacAAGTGGAGAAAACCCTTACTCGGGTGAAGGGGAAGGCGAAGGACAAGAACCGTCGTGCAAAGGGAATGAAGCCGGCAAAAGAAGAGAACTTTGATGTGATCAGAGTTCCGCAGAAGAGGAAAGAACCCAATGGAGATGAGGAACATGAGAGATTATCCGGGAAAAAGATGGAATTATTGGAAGAAACTAGGATTTCCACTGAGAATAACTTGAACATGGGCCAAGTTGATGTGgaaggaaaaaaggaaagaattgAAGATGATCCGAGTAGCGTATTGAGTGAGAAAGAGCAAACTGATGGAGAAAAACCTGTAATGCCTAGGAATGAATATCTGGATGTTAAGCAACCAGTTCTACCGGAGGGTCATCGTGATGCATTACTGATTGATGATGCAGGGAACGTCGATGTTTCGACAGAGAAAGAACATGAACCTATTAGCTTGAAGGAAATGCAGGACTTCCAAAGTGTCAGGGAGGATACCGTCGCTGATGCATCCTACAAGATGGACAAAGGGACTAATGTGACTCTAG AGAATAACAATCAGTCCAGGATGGTAGCTGATGACGGTGGATATTCGGTGGAGGTGGCTGCCATAACAGGGACGCCTGCATTGAAACATGACGAGGCAGCACCCGTGGAGTTAGAAGAGGGAAAAGATGCTGGTGCAGGATATAGTGGTTTACATTCTGATGAG GAACTGTCTCGCGACGAAGATATTTGGAAAAAGATTGATGCAATCAGAGTGATAGTTGGGTTCAACGCTCCACGCCGTGTTTCATATGTTGAAGAACTTAAGGCGTTGTACCTATTCACTGGAATCGAGCCTCCATCTTCATCCATGGACTCTTCCGACACCCTACAGTTCTCCAATAAGCTTAACTTCCTCATGTCTGTCATCGGTCTAAAATGA
- the LOC105166847 gene encoding protein BOLA4, chloroplastic/mitochondrial — translation MAATAILFRPNVTALRLVSSRACALSFMRRTASIRTATKSYSSGRSLFAGRVPVSGFPCSLRRTFCIRATADSENPASIGSPLMESMEKKIKEHLSAETVVVKDAYGDGRHVSIEVVSSAFEGQSAVNRQRMVYKAIWEELQDTVHAVDQMTTRTPSEAALGK, via the exons ATGGCGGCGACGGCGATTCTTTTCCGGCCTAACGTGACCGCTCTCCGTCTGGTGAGCAGCCGCGCTTGTGCGCTTTCATTTATGCGGCGAACAGCGTCGATAAGGACGGCGACGAAGAGCTATTCGAGTGGTCGGTCATTGTTTGCGGGGAGGGTTCCTGTTTCCGGCTTTCCTTGCTCCCTCCGTCGAACTTTCTGTATCCGAGCTACAGCTGACTCCGAAAATCCAGCCTCCATCGGATCTCCTTTGATGGAAtcaatggagaagaag ATCAAGGAACATTTAAGTGCAGAGACGGTTGTTGTGAAGGATGCCTATGGTGATGGCCGCCATGTTAG CATAGAGGTTGTCTCTTCAGCTTTTGAGGGGCAATCTGCTGTGAATAGGCAGAGGATGGTTTACAAGGCAATATGGGAAGAACTTCAAGACACAGTGCATGCTGTTGACCAGATGACTACCCGGACTCCCTCTGAAGCTGCATTGGGAAAGTGA
- the LOC105166849 gene encoding protein LURP-one-related 8: MTKVYPKALPLPKPSDGCIKAGADDSSSRVLTVWRKSLLFNCDGFTVFDADGNLVYRVDNYMSGNKGEIFLMDASGTSLLTIRRKKLSLTDSWLVFDGETADNPRFVATKNVVNLLKSKSKRLLAHVTSPRKNTAVYEIEGSYSQRCCAVYDEKRRRVAEMKQKEASVKGVAFGTDIFRLVVQPGFDATVAMAIVILLDQMFGSSTSTRRRLLTN, encoded by the exons ATGACCAAGGTTTATCCAAAAGCTTTGCCTCTGCCCAAGCCTTCCGATGGCTGCATCAAAGCCGGCGCCGATGATTCCAGTTCCAGGGTCCTCACCGTGTGGAGAAAGTCGCTGCTTTTCAACTGCGACGGATTCACCGTATTCGACGCCGATGGAAACCTCGTGTATCGCGTCGATAATTATATGTCCGGCAACAAGGGCGAGATCTTCCTTATGGACGCTTCCGGCACCTCCCTTCTCACTATCCGCCGCAAG AAATTAAGCCTGACGGATAGTTGGTTGGTGTTCGACGGGGAGACGGCGGATAATCCGAGATTTGTTGCGACGAAAAACGTGGTGAACCTGCTCAAAAGCAAAAGCAAGCGCCTGCTGGCTCACGTGACCTCACCGCGGAAGAACACGGCGGTTTACGAGATTGAGGGGTCGTATTCGCAACGGTGCTGCGCCGTGTACGACGAGAAGCGGCGGCGAGTGGCGGAGATGAAGCAGAAGGAAGCCTCCGTCAAAGGGGTAGCTTTCGGGACCGACATTTTCCGCTTAGTCGTACAGCCAGGATTCGACGCCACAGTGGCCATGGCCATCGTCATCCTCCTCGATCAGATGTTCGGATCTTCCACCTCCACACGCCGTCGTCTCCTAACcaattga
- the LOC105166848 gene encoding uncharacterized protein LOC105166848 isoform X1, producing MELDPSVEWEIVNYSPSFEEEDGEAEAEKTRLGWVLSAGLSVGRKLVITGFVVSSVPLVLPSLVVISALGFAFSVPFGVVFASYACTQKVMSQLLPSPAAPIQTMETGLADEEAEEEEVVPSRVDLEEKEEREAVKDGVEMRIELVDDDFRVRDEAGKERETGLGSAGEFRDHDVGYLEREDDELLNINVKSGGVDEVEIERQLVVESNEDNEKSVLVNGVGPDAGIGDSAMEIDDYAVVAQELGETAQDDARFTLPISQVGTDDLLEDEGKNNVGNREDREKVLEEKDEQVEKTLTRVKGKAKDKNRRAKGMKPAKEENFDVIRVPQKRKEPNGDEEHERLSGKKMELLEETRISTENNLNMGQVDVEGKKERIEDDPSSVLSEKEQTDGEKPVMPRNEYLDVKQPVLPEGHRDALLIDDAGNVDVSTEKEHEPISLKEMQDFQSVREDTVADASYKMDKGTNVTLGMVAENNNQSRMVADDGGYSVEVAAITGTPALKHDEAAPVELEEGKDAGAGYSGLHSDEELSRDEDIWKKIDAIRVIVGFNAPRRVSYVEELKALYLFTGIEPPSSSMDSSDTLQFSNKLNFLMSVIGLK from the exons atggaATTAGATCCGAGCGTGGAGTGGGAAATCGTGAATTATTCTCCCAGTTTTGAGGAAGAAGATGGGGAGGCCGAGGCTGAGAAGACGAGATTGGGATGGGTTTTGAGTGCGGGATTGAGCGTGGGGAGGAAGCTTGTGATCACGGGATTTGTTGTCTCGTCTGTTCCTCTGGTTCTTCCTTCCCTCGTTGTTATTTCCGCGCTTGGTTTCGCCTTCTCGGTGCCGTTCGGGGTTGTGTTTGCTAGCTATGCGTGCACGCAGAAGGTCATGAGTCAACTGCTGCCTTCACCTGCAGCCCCGATTCAGACGATGGAAACAGGTTTGGCAGATGAAGAGGCGGAGGAAGAAGAAGTGGTACCCTCCCGCGTTGACTtggaggaaaaagaagaaagggaGGCCGTCAAGGATGGGGTTGAGATGAGAATTGAATTGGTGGATGATGATTTTAGGGTTAGGGATGAGGCTGGGAAGGAACGGGAGACCGGTTTAGGTAGCGCAGGTGAGTTTAGGGATCATGACGTTGGGTATTTGGAGAGAGAAGATGACGAGTTGCTGAACATTAATGTGAAATCTGGTGGAGTAGATGAAGTAGAAATTGAACGACAATTGGTGGTTGAGTCAAACGAGGACAATGAGAAGTCAGTGTTGGTTAATGGCGTGGGGCCTGATGCTGGGATTGGGGATAGTGCTATGGAAATAGATGATTATGCTGTGGTCGCCCAAGAATTGGGGGAGACAGCGCAGGATGATGCAAGATTCACTCTGCCAATTTCACAAGTTGGAACTGATGACTTATTGGAGGATGAGGGAAAGAACAATGTCGGAAACAGGGAAGATAGGGAAAAagttttggaagaaaaagatgaacAAGTGGAGAAAACCCTTACTCGGGTGAAGGGGAAGGCGAAGGACAAGAACCGTCGTGCAAAGGGAATGAAGCCGGCAAAAGAAGAGAACTTTGATGTGATCAGAGTTCCGCAGAAGAGGAAAGAACCCAATGGAGATGAGGAACATGAGAGATTATCCGGGAAAAAGATGGAATTATTGGAAGAAACTAGGATTTCCACTGAGAATAACTTGAACATGGGCCAAGTTGATGTGgaaggaaaaaaggaaagaattgAAGATGATCCGAGTAGCGTATTGAGTGAGAAAGAGCAAACTGATGGAGAAAAACCTGTAATGCCTAGGAATGAATATCTGGATGTTAAGCAACCAGTTCTACCGGAGGGTCATCGTGATGCATTACTGATTGATGATGCAGGGAACGTCGATGTTTCGACAGAGAAAGAACATGAACCTATTAGCTTGAAGGAAATGCAGGACTTCCAAAGTGTCAGGGAGGATACCGTCGCTGATGCATCCTACAAGATGGACAAAGGGACTAATGTGACTCTAGGTATGGTAGCTG AGAATAACAATCAGTCCAGGATGGTAGCTGATGACGGTGGATATTCGGTGGAGGTGGCTGCCATAACAGGGACGCCTGCATTGAAACATGACGAGGCAGCACCCGTGGAGTTAGAAGAGGGAAAAGATGCTGGTGCAGGATATAGTGGTTTACATTCTGATGAG GAACTGTCTCGCGACGAAGATATTTGGAAAAAGATTGATGCAATCAGAGTGATAGTTGGGTTCAACGCTCCACGCCGTGTTTCATATGTTGAAGAACTTAAGGCGTTGTACCTATTCACTGGAATCGAGCCTCCATCTTCATCCATGGACTCTTCCGACACCCTACAGTTCTCCAATAAGCTTAACTTCCTCATGTCTGTCATCGGTCTAAAATGA